The nucleotide window CGGCGACGCCGAGGACGACACCGCGGGCGACCAGAGGCACCGCGATGAGGGAGTGGACGTGGCCCAGCAGCTCGTCGGTGTGCTCGGGGTCCTGTGCGAGCCAGCCCGCGGCCGTCTTCAGGTCCGGTTCCAGCACGGCCCGCCCGTCGGTCAGACATCGCAGCTGGGGCGCGGTCGGTCCATAGTCGACCTGCTTGCCGACCGGGCTGAAGGGGAGGTCGTCGCGGATGCCGTGGACCACCGTTCGGCGCAGGTCGCTGCGGGGATCGGCGGCCTCCTCGCCGCGCAGTACGGGCTCGGCGAGGTCGATGGTGACGAAGTCGGCGAGGCGCGGCACGACCGTCTCGGCGAGTTCCCGGGCGGTGCGGCGCACGTCCAGGGTGGTGCCTATTCGGGCGCTGGCCTCGGACAGCAGTTCCAGACGGCGGCGGGCGGCCAGGGCGTAGGTCCCCACGTGCGGTTCGCCGACCATCAGGAGCCCTCGCGCGGGAGTCCGGGAGCCGAGGTGACCGTCGGCACCCTCGACATCGAAGGCGTTGGCGGAGTCGATGCCGGCCGGAGTGACGCCGTCCGCGTCCATGGACCCCATTGCCGCGAGGCCCTCGACGCCGACAGCGGTTCTGCCGAGTCGACCGGGCTCCAGAGCCGCGGGCAGCCGTCCGGAACCCGCGCCCACGGGAACGCCCTCGAACCGCAGGACGGCGGATGACGCGGCGGTGGCGCCCGTCGGCTCGTCGAAGCGGTTCGGGACGGCGAGGAGCTCGCGCCGCGAGACGCCGGGGAGGATGGCCTCGACGGCGAACCCCTCCACTCCCGAGACGCTGGTCATCGGACGGCTCACGAGCGTGACCCGACGGCCGTCGAGGAGGGGTACGTCGACGGCGGCCCGCTGCGCGCGAGAGATCAGTTCGGCCGCCTTCTCCATGAGGGTGGCGCGGTCGCCCGGGCGCAGCCCGAGGGCCAGCTCGTCCACCCCGACGCTGTGGTGGGGGGCTGCGCCGACTTCGGCTCCGGCGTCCAGGTAGGCCCGCAGCAGGGAGCGTTCGCGTGCGGAACTCTGCCCCAGCAGGCGCCGCTCGATGGCCTCGGCGGCCTGGCGTATCACGGAGGTCAACGCCGGGTCCTCCGCGCTGCGGGGGTACCCCAAGCACAGGACGCCCTCGATACGGCCGCTGAGCGGGTCGCGGACGGGAAGCGCCCGGCAGGCGCTGCCCTGGGAGCGTTCGGCGAAGTGCTCGGCGCCGTAGACCCGGATGAGCTGCCGCTCCGCGAGGGCGAGACCGATGCCGTTGGTTCCGGCGACCCGCTCGGCGAACACGAAGCCCGGGACGGTCTGGATCGCCGGGAGGCTTCTGGCCATGGACGTCTCGCCGAACCGGCGCAGCAGAACCGTCCCGCTCGCATCGGCGACGGAGATGTTCATCGCACTGCCGGCGAACCGGGACTGCAGCCGGTCGAGCACCGGCGCGGCGGCGCGGACGATCCGGTCGTCCTGATCCCAGTCCTCCCGGTAGGGAAGGTCGGACTGGTCCGGCGACAGGCCGAGGGACCGGCAGCGTCGCCAGGAGCTCAGGATCGAGGTGCGCACGCCCGTGTCCAGCTGCTCACCCTGCAGAAACCGCTCACGGAAGCGGGCAGGCCCTGTGCCGCCTGCCATACGCTCCGTGCGGATCGGCTCGCCGTCGGACCGAACCACGCTCGCCTCACTCACACCTTCGACAATCCGCTTTTCGGAAATATCTGGCATTGACGAGGATACGGGCAGAAGGAACACGAGTCACGGTAGGCAAGGTTCCGCACAGACTGGACCGTGCGGAGATGGGCGTGAGCCCGGCGGACCTTGCCTGTGCCGCGCACCCGGCGCACGCTGGTCGTATGGCTGGTCACGACAGTCCCGGCCCCACGCTCATCACCTCCGTGCAGCGGGCCTTCCGTCTGATGGAGGCGGTGAGCGCGCACGAGAACGGCGCGCCCGCGAAGCAACTGGCGCGGGAGACGGAGCTGCCCCTGGCCACCGC belongs to Streptomyces graminofaciens and includes:
- a CDS encoding SpoIIE family protein phosphatase is translated as MVRSDGEPIRTERMAGGTGPARFRERFLQGEQLDTGVRTSILSSWRRCRSLGLSPDQSDLPYREDWDQDDRIVRAAAPVLDRLQSRFAGSAMNISVADASGTVLLRRFGETSMARSLPAIQTVPGFVFAERVAGTNGIGLALAERQLIRVYGAEHFAERSQGSACRALPVRDPLSGRIEGVLCLGYPRSAEDPALTSVIRQAAEAIERRLLGQSSARERSLLRAYLDAGAEVGAAPHHSVGVDELALGLRPGDRATLMEKAAELISRAQRAAVDVPLLDGRRVTLVSRPMTSVSGVEGFAVEAILPGVSRRELLAVPNRFDEPTGATAASSAVLRFEGVPVGAGSGRLPAALEPGRLGRTAVGVEGLAAMGSMDADGVTPAGIDSANAFDVEGADGHLGSRTPARGLLMVGEPHVGTYALAARRRLELLSEASARIGTTLDVRRTARELAETVVPRLADFVTIDLAEPVLRGEEAADPRSDLRRTVVHGIRDDLPFSPVGKQVDYGPTAPQLRCLTDGRAVLEPDLKTAAGWLAQDPEHTDELLGHVHSLIAVPLVARGVVLGVAAFYRAQDPAPFGDDDRSLAQELATRAALSIDNARRYTRERTMVLALQRSLLPHGLPDQDTVEVAHRYLPAESDVGGDWYDVISLSGARIGLFVGDVVGHGILSAATMGRVRTAARSFAELDFPPDEVLTHLDNLMGRLDREDPDSDGAGIIGATCLYAVYDPTTQRCTMARAGHPPPALVLPDGTVSFPDLPAGPPLGLGGLPFEAVETDLPEGSQLVLYTDGLIEDRSRDVDVVLDELRVALAHPERAPEETCRVVLDTVAPARPADDIALLVARTHAFDPSRIATWDLPADPARVSEVRVSAVRQLADWGLEEASFAAELMLSELVTNAVRHGAGPIRVRLLHDRNLICEVSDTSSTAPHLRRAATDDEGGRGLFLVAQLARSWGTRYTPEGKVIWAECGLDGV